Genomic segment of Tindallia magadiensis:
CGAATGACCAATAAACAAATAACCGCCAGGCTGCAATTGATGATAAAACTTTTTGATTAGCTGTTTTTTTGTCTCTGTATCGAAGTATATCATAACATTGCGACAAAAAATAACATGAAATCTTTTTTTAAAGGGAAAACTATGATTCATCAGATTAAAATTTCTAAAAACAACTTGTTGTTTCAATTCTTCTTTTACAATATATTTTTCCTCCTTCTGCTTTAAAAAATATTTTTTAAGCCAGTATTTTGGCAACCCAGCCACTTCTTCTGTTGAATAGACTCCTTGTAACGCTGTTTTTAAAGCAGCTGACGAAATATCTGTTGCCAAAATATCTGTATTCCATTGATCAATGCTTGTTCCAAAGTAATCATTAAGAATCATCGCCAATGTATATGGCTCCTGGCCTTTTGAACATCCGGCACTCCAAATTCTTAAATCTTTATCCGCAACAGTTTTTTCTAGCCAAGGAAGGACCTCTTCCTTAAAAGAAGCAAAATGTTGAGGCTCTCTCATGAAAAACGTATGATTCGTCGTAATTTTATCCAATAGTTCAAAAACAGCTTTCCCTGTTTTATCTGACTGCAGATACTGATAATACTCAGAAAAATTTTGAAAACCCTGGCGTGTAATGGTATTCCCTAGCCTACCAAGCACCAGGGTTTTCTTTTCTTTTTTTAAACGAATTCCATAATGCTCATGGATAAAACCAGCTACCTTATAAAATTCCTGCTCTGTGATCGTGAGCATTTGAATCACCTAATCTATTTAGTATTTTCCAAACTCTTTATCATCCAAAGCAATTCTTTTTTTTCCTTTCTTTTCTTGATCTTCATATTTTTCGTCAGTCATTGATTCGTTTTTTTCTTCTAACATTCTTAACATTTCAGGATTCATGTCATCAAACCCCGAGCTTCTTCGTTTCTGTCCATTTTTCTTTAACCTGAACTGATTCACTGATTCTTTTAATAACTGTGCCTGACTGGAAAGTTCTTCACTGGCGGCAGCCGCTTCTTCTGATGTAGCCGAATTGGTCTGCACTACTTGTGATACTTGCATAATTGCCTGGTTTACTTCTTCAATACCTGAAGCCTGCTCATTAGAAGCGTCGGCAATCTCTCCCACTAGTCTTGCTGCATCAGCAACACCGTTTACGATGTTTTCTAGGGCTTCTGCTGTTTTATTGGCTATTTCTGTTCCGCTGCCTACTTTTTCTATAGAAGTTTCAATCATTTCTGTTGTCTCTCTGGCGGCATCTGCACTTCTAGCCGCCAAATTGCGTACTTCTTCAGCGACAACAGCAAAGCCCTTTCCATGCTGACCCGCTCTAGCTGCTTCCACAGCAGCGTTTAATGCTAGGATATTAGTTTGAAAAGCAATTTCGTCAATTACCTTGATAATTTTTGAAATCTTATTCGATGATTCATTTATTTCCTGCATAGACTTTAGCATTTCTTTCATCTGCTGATTGCCCTGCTCTGCATCATTCATTGCCTTTTGGGAAATATCATTGGCTTCTCCTGCATTATTGGCATTTTGTGTTGTTTGAGCAGATAATTCTTCCATGGATGCCGTAATTTGCTCCACAGAACTAGCCTGCTCAGTAGCCCCCTGTGAAAGCTGCTGGCTGGAGTCAGCCACTTGACCTGAGCCTGAAGTCACTTGATCAGCGGCTTCATTAACCTCTGCCAACACTTCATTCAGAGAGTCAATAATTAAGGTCAGTGCTTCTTTAATGGCTTGGAAATCACCTTTATACTCTTTTTCAATGCCAACATTCATATTCTTATTTGCCATTTCTGTCAATACATCAGAAATTTCTGTCACATATCCAGAAATTGCTTCTAAAGTAGAATTTAATGCATTTTTGATAAGCGCATGATCTCCTTTATAGTTACCAGTTACTCTCTTTTTTAAGTTTCCTTGAGACATTTCTTCCAACACTGCTGAAGCTTCCTTTATAGGATCAATGACAGCATCCAGGGTTTCATTAACCCCTTGTATGACAAGAGCAAAATCACCATTGTGACGATTGGCATCTGCCCGGGTATCCAGTTTTCCTTCTATAGCAGCCTCTGCTAGATTTCGTGTATCCTGAACCAAAGCTCGAATCGCTGTAACAGCTTCCCTTAAACTTTTTGCCAGCTCATCATCTTCTGACATAATTTGTATTTCAAGATCAAGATTTCCAGAGGCAATTGCCATCGCAAT
This window contains:
- a CDS encoding methyl-accepting chemotaxis protein, whose translation is MKNLKIRNKILAIFLVAGLIPMLIISVVAYYQARTGIQHVAFEKTQMFGEMTERRMDQYFNEKLTNGWILSQTARIQQAVEVYTEFGPGSQEWQEVYRGLEDFLPGYAEEFGLRSIFITTDQGAAIYASGQLKNQLEGADVSIREYFQQSISGTQNISEFDYSDIVNDYYIVVSTPLRRGGTGEVIGTVNGFVPVPVVQAMLQEGIEQIGNTADVYLIDADGLLYTNTMRGAYSQNAAFNERIQTQAYEELAPQIRAANDSFVGVGTYDDYAGNGVVGSFGVMSIGATDLGWIVEIDSSEALVTANRLMITMIILTIGALLLAVIIIVFSSKSITKPIQELVGVAEKLAVGNTKVEVVADSTDEIGQLKNAFAKTIGNQQHDAEIAMAIASGNLDLEIQIMSEDDELAKSLREAVTAIRALVQDTRNLAEAAIEGKLDTRADANRHNGDFALVIQGVNETLDAVIDPIKEASAVLEEMSQGNLKKRVTGNYKGDHALIKNALNSTLEAISGYVTEISDVLTEMANKNMNVGIEKEYKGDFQAIKEALTLIIDSLNEVLAEVNEAADQVTSGSGQVADSSQQLSQGATEQASSVEQITASMEELSAQTTQNANNAGEANDISQKAMNDAEQGNQQMKEMLKSMQEINESSNKISKIIKVIDEIAFQTNILALNAAVEAARAGQHGKGFAVVAEEVRNLAARSADAARETTEMIETSIEKVGSGTEIANKTAEALENIVNGVADAARLVGEIADASNEQASGIEEVNQAIMQVSQVVQTNSATSEEAAAASEELSSQAQLLKESVNQFRLKKNGQKRRSSGFDDMNPEMLRMLEEKNESMTDEKYEDQEKKGKKRIALDDKEFGKY
- a CDS encoding CheR family methyltransferase, which codes for MLTITEQEFYKVAGFIHEHYGIRLKKEKKTLVLGRLGNTITRQGFQNFSEYYQYLQSDKTGKAVFELLDKITTNHTFFMREPQHFASFKEEVLPWLEKTVADKDLRIWSAGCSKGQEPYTLAMILNDYFGTSIDQWNTDILATDISSAALKTALQGVYSTEEVAGLPKYWLKKYFLKQKEEKYIVKEELKQQVVFRNFNLMNHSFPFKKRFHVIFCRNVMIYFDTETKKQLIKKFYHQLQPGGYLFIGHSETLGNEKQGFQYIRPATYRRG